The Culex quinquefasciatus strain JHB chromosome 2, VPISU_Cqui_1.0_pri_paternal, whole genome shotgun sequence genome contains the following window.
CGTATCGGGTGTTCCGAATCTGCAACAGTTGTAACTCCGCCAAAAACGAGGTACGTCCTAAGCCgggtcatgtttttttttttcgttggtcgGGCCACGTTCAAGCCCGCATGTATGCTAACAAAGTTCTGCGCGATGACAAAAACGGCCACCTAATGGCGAAATCATTCCaaaattgtgtgtgaaaagttgGTGGTCTGCTGTACTGTAGGTCAAATTCTGTtggaattttgtttatcaaaaaatgtggtTTAACTTGAagagttttcataaaatattggcATCGGCCTtaactacttttttttaaaatagatgATGAATAAACTTAACCCACTGTTCTCACTGATGCCGAACGAATAACCAGAAAACCCAAACTCGTTCAAGTCTAGAGGGCCATTGACCATTGGTGGTACAACGTATGCAACATTCACAACACCAAAGTGTGATGTTCACACACGGTTCGTTTGCGACACACATCAATGTTACAGATTGTATTGAAATGGGACGAACTATCCCCCGGAATGGATGCTCCAAAATCCAATCGAACCAATTTTACGATGAGCTGGTGCGAAATTTGGGCATCAAATTTATGCAAAACCATGCAAATCCTTTTTGCAGACCACTCATGTGCCGGCAATGGGTGAATTTCGGAAATTTGAAGAAGTTTGGTCGGGGTCAGTTTGGTTTCGATATCGAATGTGAATGTGCAATTCAGTTACACTCAACCGAATGCTTTGTTCAACTGTGTGTATGGTTGCACATGTGAACTTCATTTGCTCAAATTTCCAAGCCTTCATCACAAGCATTGATCTAAAAGCTTGTATCTaaaagcagtgttgccagatcattaaactttttactttttaaaaaacatcTTTAAACACCTTTCGTACAAAGCACAGAAGGTGATACTGGAAACATTGACTCTTGAAAAGTTTCTACTGAGTATACTTTACTCATAACTTTTGGCAGTGTtgctagaaatttgatattgaattcttattcgattttttctttgaaatagaGAATAGAATAATATTGTAGTGATTTGAGAGAAATACAAAAGTTCGTTTcagttttttatcatttttgtagtaTCTGCCTAAGGTGTATAAAATGTCTGGAGCAAAATACTATATTGTAGTTTTTTAGATCATCGAAACgtgaaaataacgaaaattgattttttcatctatttttttttcctgcgcGGAACCGGAACCGTTAACGCGTTGACCCGGAAAAACAAAACCCTTTTTGACCACGGTCGGTCGGACGCTCCGTCAGGCTCAACAAATTGGGTGCCTCATCCACGGCCTGGGAATACACTCGAAACGCAGCGACACCAAAGCTATGGTTAGTATTCCAGTGCGTCAATTATTTAGGTACCAAAGTAGAATTTCAATTGCCCCGGCTGTCGCTTTCGGTTGAGCGCTGTTGGGTGATTGATtggaaatttctgcatttttgctAAATTTAAAAGGATAAACTGTTTTAGGTGAAGCTGCTCTCATTGCAACTGCTGCAGCAAAGGGTGGATTTCACCGCATGTGGACTGTTCAGCATCGACCATGGATTGATGTTCAATGTAAGCTTATATTTAATAATGTTTCCtaatcaaatttaatgttttattcattACAGATGGTTGGATCGGTAACCACCTACATATTGATTCTGTTACAATTTGATATTGCACAAAACAAATCGGACTGGCAAATGGAGCCACAGTGAACATcgatatcaaatttatttaatcatTTGATTGCACTTGACCAAGCAACACTTCAATGTACGAATGACTTGTTACAACAAACGCCTTTGGGTATGCAACCGTCGTCGATAGAAACGCTTGGAATGTGCAGCTAGCAATTTGTAGAAGGAAATTGGTTCTAAGTAAAATATGTAGCGTGATGTGTGGAAACATTCAAATTCATGAGAATTTAACACTCTTGTTTAAATTAACTTGTTATTGCAACAAATAGTACAGAAAAGAACAATAATTTTAGTCAAAATagcacaatataaaaaaatacattttaaatttacagaaaaagtTTCATTGCCAGCTCAAATCGATTGATAAATTACgcctgtttttgaaaattatattacTAAAATGATAAATAAACAATATCAATCTATAAAACTAACAGGtattttcagaatattttcGTCTTTTGAGTATTAGAaacgggtaattctccaccaactcacactaaatcggaaaaagttgccccgacctgatcacgaatctgaggtccatttttcgatatctcgtgacggtggggcggtacgactcctttcttttttctggttttttactaagacacgtttttaagtgatttgtagctcgcaaccgtgttgagatagaaatttgatgtcaaagggacttttgtgtaaaattagacgcccgatttgatggcgtactcaaaattccgaaaaaaaacgtttttttttatcaaaaatagttaaaaaatagctttaaaatcactgccatttcccgttactcaactgtcaaaaatcgtgagatatgtcattttatgggaaatttattgtATTCTTCAcgaattattagaattttacaaaaaagttttttgaaaaagttatgattttgaccatttttgaccagtttttcaaatttttaacccctaaaactcaatcgtgtgcttttgaaagtattttttttcggaaagttcagctaatttttcataagaatgaccccttggacgattgttgtggcttgtgcattgcttgtatgtggggatttttcgaaaataaaaaaaaaacaaaccggatACGCTCaaccatcacaaaaatattttctttaaaaaatatctgattctcgcaatgcacgagtcacaacaattgtccagggggtcattcttatgcaaaattagctgaactttacgaaaaaaaatactttcaaaagcacacgattgagttttaggggttaaaaattagaaaaactggtcaaaatggtcaaaatcataacttttccaaaaaaactttttgtaaaattctgataactcgagaagaatacatgcaaatcccttatgtctatatatcaaaaatattgtttttgtctgctctacaactttgtagaacattgttacactctaaaatgtaaccctgcaaagttagaaaaaaacacgtaattttaaaatgaaaaattttgttctaaatgaacaaatgacccttctgggttatttcagattctaaaagtaaattaaatttctcataaaatgacatgtctcacgatttttgacagttgagtgacgggaaatggcagcggtttttaaactattttttaactttttttgatgaaaaattcgtttttttggaattttgagtacgccacctaattgggcgtctaattttacacaaaagtctctttgacaaaaaatttctatctctttacggttgcgagctacaaatcactgaaaaacgtgtcttagtaaaaaacagaaaaatgaaaggggtcgtaccgccccaccgtcacgagatatcgaaaaatggacctcggattcgtgatcagggaccaaaataaccccttagagcaaagtttcacgaaaatcgaagaggggtcggggcaactttttttccgatttcgtgtgagttggtggagaattacccatacaaaaaaaatgataaatgacgcctgttattgaaaattatatttctaaAATGATAAATAAACAATATCAATCCATAAAACTAACAGGTATTTTCAGGATATTTTCGTCTTTAGAGTtttagaaacataaaaaataaaactgtttcgtaaaaaaaacttccaatctattggtaaaattttattaaaatcggaATCCAAAAAAATACCAACACAAATATAAGTCATCtgcttttcattcaaatgttgtgcCTCAGCAGTCGCGATTTCACAAATATAACATAAGTTAAaaggttgtgttttttttatttttttttttaatatatttgaaaaggagTGACACAAACTTCGAAAAagtgtgtaattttattttaaaataatttacaatataaatgataaaaagttgcttacggatttttaaaaaaatattcctccaatttcaattaaatttcaataaatttcattcTCAGTTTCATAACCCACACGTTATGAGTTCAAATCACAAGGTTCTAAGTGCAATATAAGTTTAAGGCccagataataaaaaaaaacttacgtaatgatttttaaatttttataaacctATATTTTAGATATCTTCACAGTTTCCTGCTTTAATCAAATACGAACGTTCTATAACtcacttccaaaaatattttatcaaaattttgacaaaatttactcTTTTTAAATCACATTTAAATGTGTTGCCTACATTATTTCATTAAGATAGATTTATCAACACAATATTTGTTTCATATAATCTAAAAAGgttcttaaaaaaaagcttaaacttAACCTTAGTTTTTAGGAATCATAAAATCACTTAAAGATGCGTCAAAAGgcaattttacatgatcattcaaaatgggtccgcgggccacaaaaaaatcacctcgcgggccatgctttggtcacccctggcctagagttttttttttaatattcatctTGCTcacgttattttaaaaaaaaatatttataacaaTCCTTAAATCTGCAATCATTTTTCATTCATGAAAGTTATAATATTTTAAGCAATTAGAATTGATTCAGAACCAAATCATTAGCTTCTAAGCTGCaaataaaaatgtgttaaattttcgtTTAAGGTAAGGGattaaccacgtggacacttttttagtatTCTCGTCTTGTAAGTTTGGAGTACTTCGAAGCTCGGCACAGCCCTTCAAAGTTcggcaatttttcgaaaaatcggcccttgCCAAAAGGCAAGCATCGCATGTCGC
Protein-coding sequences here:
- the LOC6041373 gene encoding putative gustatory receptor 2a — encoded protein: MVKLLSLQLLQQRVDFTACGLFSIDHGLMFNMVGSVTTYILILLQFDIAQNKSDWQMEPQ